The Capsicum annuum cultivar UCD-10X-F1 chromosome 3, UCD10Xv1.1, whole genome shotgun sequence genomic sequence TTGTTTTGTTTGCCCTTTCATTCGATAATCAGTGAAATCTTCACATCGTATCTTAGCGAGTTCGATCACAGTAGATAGAAGGAGAAATCCGTGGAGTTTTAGATCTTTGCTATGGTGAAATTCTCAATCTCTGTTCTCAACTTAGTTCTGAATTGATTTTCTTAGCTGGATTCTGAGTTTATAATTCTCAGCTCTGTTTTCTTTCTATTGTAAGTGAGTGCAATTGATTGTTATCAGGTTTAGATCTATATATCTAACTGATTGATTGATACGAGCTTAGAAATGGCACCAAAAGTAGATCCTAGTGATCCTTTGTTTATAGGAACATCAGATGTTTCAGGAGTTGTCTTAATTCCAATCAAACTGATAGGCTCGGAGAATTACAGTGTGTAGACTAGATTGATGAGAATAGCCTATTAGGGAAAAGGAAGTTTGGATTTCTAACAGGAGCATGTAATAAAGAGATGTATAGAGAGGAACTGCATGACCAATGGGAAACTTGTAATGCAATAGTACTGTCTTGGCTAATGAGCTCAGTTAGTGCAGAACTACTTAATGGAATTGTCTATGCAACAAATGCTCATGAGGTGTGGGAAGATTTAAAGGAGAGGTCTGACAAGGTAAACCATATATGGTTGTATCAGCTACATAGGGAAATTAATACATTGTCTTAAGGGACTGATTCTGTGGCTACATACTTTACCAAGATGAAAGGTTTGTGGAATAAGTATGATGCAATGATCCCTGCTCCATTATGTGATTGTCCAAAGTCGAAAGACTATGCGGATCATGAGAGAACAAAGCAttatagagattgattgtcactttatcAGGGATAAAATTAAGAGTGATTTAGTGCACACCATATTCCTACACATCTACAGGTAGCAGACATTTTGACTAAGAGTTTGGGCCATGATCAGCATTCTCTCCTATTAAACAAGCTTGGCGTGCTGAACATTCTGCACCcttcagcttgagggggagtgttggaATCTATTTTTATCAGATTAATTAATTAGTAACTAACCAAATAGTTAGTTACAATAATATACATTCTGTATGCTACTGTTACATTGAATTTTCTGTATATCTTTGAGAGGGTTAGTTAGTTTGTTAGTCGGATGGTGAGCTGGCACTCAGCTAAGTTGTATAACTAATTGCACTGATGAACTGAGAAGCTTCTAGATGATTCTAGGAAATGTACCCTCATCTATATATAGATGCTCAGGGGAAATAATACACATACATGACAGTTACAGAAATAGCTCCTCTTCCTTCTTTCTTCTCTGCACAATGCAGCTTGTTTTGTTTGTCTTTTCATTCGATAATCAGTGTGCACGTATGGCCAAAGCTTGCAGTACCTGATGATGCAGTGTGAATAttgaattaatgatatttaaCTTAAATGCCTTCTCTAGCCTGAGCCgaaggtctatcgaaaacagcctctatacttcttcggaggtagtggtatggactgcgtatattttaccctccccagacctctctttgtgggaatacactgggtctgttgttgttgccTTCCATAAAATGCCTACTACTGATTTAAAAGCATTTAATAGAGAAAGGGGTGAAATCggctatcaaaaataaaatagagaaaggGGTGTGATATTTTAGGTATGAAGCAAAAGCTCAAGAGGAATTACAGCATTCGATGAATAAATAAGATCCTTTCTTTAGGGAGGGGGACGGGAGAAACGAAAAAGATAGAAGGATTGTGATCTTGAGAGATGTCCACATTAAAGGTTCTTATAACACATTACAATTGCAGTATGATCTCTTGATTTTCATTGTTTCTAGAGATATTTATATTTCCTCCCATTCATTGAAACAGAACTTAAGCAGAAAGCTGGTCCACATAATGTCTGGTCTGCTTTTTATGGCTTCCTGGCCGATTTTCAGGTATTATTATGTCCTCTCATTGATGATAGCAAATCCATCTTTGAATGTTGTTACTGATGATTTAGTTCTTAGATTAGCGCATCAAGATGGGCTCGCTACTTTGCTTCTGTAGTTCCACTTACAAACTGCTTGAGACTTGTAACTCATGGCCTTTCGTTGGCTACTGATGAGGGGCTTATAAAATCTGTTACTAGGGAAGGAAAGCCAGAGTAAGCTCCCTTTATTTCCTTGTTCAACAGATACATGGCATTGAATTATCTTACATTTCAGTTATTTCCTTGCAGAGAATTGCTCAGAGGGCCTTTGTATTATGTTCTAGTGCTAATTTTGAGTGCGGTTCTCTTTTGGCGTGAGTCACCCGTTGGAGTAGTTTCATTAGCAATGATGTGTGGTGGTGATGGTAAGATTTGAAGCTCATATCACTTAGTCTATGGTTGGAACCTTTTACAATTTCTTTTTAAACTATGTTCTATATAGGGATCGCTGATATTGTTGGAAGAAGGTTTGGGTCAACAAAAATCCCTTATAATAAACAGAAAAGTTGGGCTGGTAGCCTCTCCATGTTTGTTTTCGGTTTCCTGGTATCCATTGGGTAGGTTTTGTCCTGCTGCTGTTTGTGTTTTGAGATTTTGATTTAAAGTTACACTGATACATGACTTTTTCATATGGTCAAAGGATGCTCTATTACTTCTCAGCCTTGGGATATTTTCACTTGGATTGGGTTTCAACGGTAGAAAGAGTAG encodes the following:
- the LOC107863604 gene encoding probable phytol kinase 1, chloroplastic, with the translated sequence MSRVLTTAVAVFPITHSILPRCLRLSNLPPSLTATSHTRTFRRRFFSPYNFRAVSSPVKAGFDVFVDGGSIVQDTGATALVIAGAYALVSTFDFLSERNLIEQNLSRKLVHIMSGLLFMASWPIFSASRWARYFASVVPLTNCLRLVTHGLSLATDEGLIKSVTREGKPEELLRGPLYYVLVLILSAVLFWRESPVGVVSLAMMCGGDGIADIVGRRFGSTKIPYNKQKSWAGSLSMFVFGFLVSIGMLYYFSALGYFHLDWVSTVERVAVVSFVATMVESLPITGTVDDNISVPLVSMVVAWLAFA